Proteins co-encoded in one Neodiprion lecontei isolate iyNeoLeco1 chromosome 3, iyNeoLeco1.1, whole genome shotgun sequence genomic window:
- the LOC107227746 gene encoding mpv17-like protein 2 translates to MSIARGVTQLGSRVNQLKEQIFSPKNLFYTNIAISVSLSGVGDILEQHYEILQGTWEKWSPVRTRHMAISGMSVGIVCHHWYRFLDRKMPGRTIGIVLKKVLVDQMVCSPLCIGMFFVTLGILERNTWTEFKQEIRDKAHQLYLAEWIVWPPAQIINFYFLPTRFRVLYDNTISLGYDVYTSQVKHDKPVAEDKSE, encoded by the exons ATGAGCATAGCTCGTGGGGTGACCCAACTTGGAAGTCGGGTCAATCAACTGAAAGAACAAATATTCTCACCAAAAAACTTATTTTACACCAATATCGCAATTTCCGTATCTCTCTCCGGCGTTGGTGACATTCTAGAACAGCATTACGAAATTCTTCAG GGTACCTGGGAAAAATGGAGTCCTGTAAGAACAAGACACATGGCGATATCTGGTATGTCCGTCGGCATAGTGTGCCATCACTGGTACAGATTTCTAGATCGAAAAATGCCGGGTAGAACAATTGGCATTGTCTTAAAGAAGGTATTGGTTGACCAAATGGTGTGCTCTCCTCTTTGCATAGGAATGTTTTTTGTAACATTGGGTATACTGGAGAGAAATACCTGGACAGAGTTTAAGCAAGAAATCAGAGACAAAGCCCATCAGTTGTATCTCGCAGAGTGGATTGTCTGGCCACCTGCTCAAATCATTAATTTCTATTTCTTACCCACCAGGTTCAGGGTGCTATACGATAATACCATATCTCTTGGCTATGACGTGTATACCAGCCAGGTTAAACACGACAAACCAGTAGCTGAAGATAAATCTGAATAA
- the LOC107227744 gene encoding N-acetylneuraminate 9-O-acetyltransferase isoform X2 yields the protein MYSSCGGRDWMILCQKISEAGWCDGPAPSMVVAGCAAADILVNNASEVKLYTDYSRGLVRLVQPADALAEKGIRLLWMMQDPVLKERLPSQLSSIDNTKINVCNKAATEILSHSSAHLWESSKLVGAGVLEQSPDGYLASPLSLRHKVQLLLNTYCNDHMNFDDGSCCSYPEAATTLQLLTFSVLALCTVMGTSAWIYRRINQYRSGHLYSRVMLQEVENNDELTECDDPKSEQNQEKNFYSLITSLALLSVILAYFYLCDRTNFFMKENKYYSEFSFWLPLGYILALGLFFTEEREGGPRALNREQTDELRGLMQAVVLIYHVTGARNVLPIYMHLRLINSAYLFLSGYGHFCYFWQRGDVSLVRFARVLFRLNLLTVSLCLCMNRPYQFYHFVPLVSFWFLVVYVLAWLPPRVHSGSLAEHGPRALLYLALKLLGLMSVITILYMSEVFFEKVFVTRPWKALFVTTDDDIREWWSRWRVDRYSVAWGVGFGAGLLVLQRLDHVPGMALAPVLALVSLAAYSTFTMICHSASECEEVHSYVAFIPIVGYIVLRNASLALRGKHSALLAGLGRISLETLVGQGHVWLAADSHGVLVLLPRFPVLNLLVTSFIFICASHEICRLTHVLAPYAVPNDWRHVARNLLLFIAVLVPIGIHDGMF from the exons ATGTACAGTTCCTGTGGCGGCCGAGATTGGATGATACTATGTCAGAAGATTTCAGAAGCTGGATGGTGT GATGGCCCAGCGCCAAGTATGGTAGTTGCCGGGTGTGCAGCAGCTGATATTCTAGTAAACAACGCTAGCGAGGTGAAGTTGTATACCGATTACAGTAGAGGACTTGTCAGACTCGTGCAACCTGCAGATGCCTTAGCTGAAAAGGGAATTAGACTTCTTTGGATGATGCAGGATCCAGTACTGAAGGAAAGACTTCCCTCGCAACTTTCCAGTATCGACAACACAAAGATCAATGTATGCAACAAGGCAGCTACGGAG ATACTGTCTCACAGTTCGGCCCATCTTTGGGAGAGCAGTAAATTGGTTGGTGCTGGAGTCTTGGAACAAAGTCCAGACGGCTATCTGGCTAGCCCTCTGTCGCTGCGCCACAAAGTACAACTTCTGCTTAACACGTACTGTAATGATCACATGAATTTTGATGATGGCAGTTGTTGCAGCTATCCAGAAGCTGCCACGACTTTACAACTGCTGACATTTTCTGTCTTAGCATTGTG CACAGTAATGGGTACCAGTGCTTGGATTTACCGAAGGATTAATCAGTACCGTTCAGGCCACTTGTACTCGCGAGTGATGCTCCAGGAGGTGGAAAATAACGATGAATTAACCGAATGCGATGATCCTAAGTCTGAACAAAATCAggagaagaatttttattcactaaTTACCTCACTGGCACTTCTATCAGTTATTTTGGCATATTTTTACCTATGCGACAG GACGAATTTCTTcatgaaagaaaacaaatactACAGCGAATTCAGCTTCTGGTTACCCTTGGGATACATATTGGCTCTCGGTCTGTTTTTTACCGAGGAAAGAGAGGGAGGACCCAGAGCTCTAAACAGAGAGCAAACAGATGAGTTGCGAGGACTTATGCAAGCTGTAGTGCTAATATACCATGTAACGGGAGCAAGAAATGTTCTCCCGATTTACATGCACTTAAGGCTGATCAATTCTGCTTACTTATTTCTATCAGGCTACGGGCATTTCTGTTATTTCTGGCAGAGGGGGGATGTATCCCTGGTCAGATTTGCGAGG GTTCTTTTCAGGCTCAATTTGCTCACTGTATCGTTATGCTTGTGTATGAATCGACCATATCAGTTTTACCACTTCGTTCCACTGGTCTCATTTTGGTTCCTGGTCGTGTATGTCTTGGCTTGGTTACCGCCTAGAGTTCACTCAGGGAGTTTGGCTGAGCACGGCCCAAGGGCGTTGTTATACCTAGCCTTAAAATTACTAGGACTTATGAGTGTCATAACTATTCTCTACATGTCCGAG GTGTTTTTTGAGAAGGTTTTCGTGACCCGCCCATGGAAGGCACTTTTCGTAACCACAGATGACGATATACGCGAATGGTGGTCCCGATGGCGTGTCGACAGATACAGTGTTGCTTGGGGTGTTGGATTCGGTGCAGGTCTGCTAGTGCTGCAGAGGCTTGATCATGTTCCTGGAATGGCACTGGCCCCTGTACTGGCACTAGTTTCTCTTGCTGCGTATAGTACATTCACAATGATTTGCCATTCTGCCTCAGAATGTGAAGAAGTTCACTCTTATGTCGCTTTTATACCG ATCGTCGGATACATTGTACTAAGAAATGCATCACTGGCTCTGCGAGGAAAGCACTCTGCGCTTTTGGCTGGTCTAGGTCGGATTAGTCTGGAAACGCTTGTTGGTCAGGGACACGTTTGGCTGGCTGCAGATTCCCATGGAGTTTTAGTTCTACTACCACGATTTCCAGTGCTCAATCTGCTAGTCacatcgtttatttttatctgcGCAAGTCACGAG ATTTGCCGGCTGACCCATGTTCTGGCCCCTTATGCTGTACCAAATGACTGGAGGCATGTTGCGCGAAACTTGTTGCTCTTTATTGCTGTCTTGGTACCAATCGGTATACACGATGGaatgttttga
- the LOC107227744 gene encoding N-acetylneuraminate 9-O-acetyltransferase isoform X1, with protein MTSAEHFISLITVASAKKLAAALVLCFIVYHGVMHLIYGSDSCRWLLTEGRYKGDKEWQPYGCMMHHYTQTDSRRCLRYLAFMGHRNHFVFTGDARVQQLYKSFVSQFSVDGKPADSAKLLENADLSFNDVQLKLNVQFLWRPRLDDTMSEDFRSWMDGPAPSMVVAGCAAADILVNNASEVKLYTDYSRGLVRLVQPADALAEKGIRLLWMMQDPVLKERLPSQLSSIDNTKINVCNKAATEILSHSSAHLWESSKLVGAGVLEQSPDGYLASPLSLRHKVQLLLNTYCNDHMNFDDGSCCSYPEAATTLQLLTFSVLALCTVMGTSAWIYRRINQYRSGHLYSRVMLQEVENNDELTECDDPKSEQNQEKNFYSLITSLALLSVILAYFYLCDRTNFFMKENKYYSEFSFWLPLGYILALGLFFTEEREGGPRALNREQTDELRGLMQAVVLIYHVTGARNVLPIYMHLRLINSAYLFLSGYGHFCYFWQRGDVSLVRFARVLFRLNLLTVSLCLCMNRPYQFYHFVPLVSFWFLVVYVLAWLPPRVHSGSLAEHGPRALLYLALKLLGLMSVITILYMSEVFFEKVFVTRPWKALFVTTDDDIREWWSRWRVDRYSVAWGVGFGAGLLVLQRLDHVPGMALAPVLALVSLAAYSTFTMICHSASECEEVHSYVAFIPIVGYIVLRNASLALRGKHSALLAGLGRISLETLVGQGHVWLAADSHGVLVLLPRFPVLNLLVTSFIFICASHEICRLTHVLAPYAVPNDWRHVARNLLLFIAVLVPIGIHDGMF; from the exons ATGACGTCCGCAGAGCACTTCATAAGCCTGATAACTGTTGCTAGTGCAAAAAAACTTGCCGCAGCTTTAGTTCTCTGTTTCATCGTATATCATGGTGTGATGCATCTTATTTACG GGAGTGACTCATGCAGATGGCTTTTGACTGAGGGAAGGTATAAAGGTGACAAGGAATGGCAACCCTATGGATGCATGATGCATCATTATACCCAAAC GGACAGCCGGAGATGCCTCAGGTATCTGGCATTCATGGGTCACCGAAACCACTTTGTATTCACCGGAGATGCCAGGGTTCAGCAATTGTACAAGTCGTTTGTATCACAGTTCAGCGTCGATGGAAAACCTGCGGACTCAGCAAAGCTGCTTGAGAATGCAGATTTGAGTTTCAATGACGTACAATTAAAACTAAATGTACAGTTCCTGTGGCGGCCGAGATTGGATGATACTATGTCAGAAGATTTCAGAAGCTGGATG GATGGCCCAGCGCCAAGTATGGTAGTTGCCGGGTGTGCAGCAGCTGATATTCTAGTAAACAACGCTAGCGAGGTGAAGTTGTATACCGATTACAGTAGAGGACTTGTCAGACTCGTGCAACCTGCAGATGCCTTAGCTGAAAAGGGAATTAGACTTCTTTGGATGATGCAGGATCCAGTACTGAAGGAAAGACTTCCCTCGCAACTTTCCAGTATCGACAACACAAAGATCAATGTATGCAACAAGGCAGCTACGGAG ATACTGTCTCACAGTTCGGCCCATCTTTGGGAGAGCAGTAAATTGGTTGGTGCTGGAGTCTTGGAACAAAGTCCAGACGGCTATCTGGCTAGCCCTCTGTCGCTGCGCCACAAAGTACAACTTCTGCTTAACACGTACTGTAATGATCACATGAATTTTGATGATGGCAGTTGTTGCAGCTATCCAGAAGCTGCCACGACTTTACAACTGCTGACATTTTCTGTCTTAGCATTGTG CACAGTAATGGGTACCAGTGCTTGGATTTACCGAAGGATTAATCAGTACCGTTCAGGCCACTTGTACTCGCGAGTGATGCTCCAGGAGGTGGAAAATAACGATGAATTAACCGAATGCGATGATCCTAAGTCTGAACAAAATCAggagaagaatttttattcactaaTTACCTCACTGGCACTTCTATCAGTTATTTTGGCATATTTTTACCTATGCGACAG GACGAATTTCTTcatgaaagaaaacaaatactACAGCGAATTCAGCTTCTGGTTACCCTTGGGATACATATTGGCTCTCGGTCTGTTTTTTACCGAGGAAAGAGAGGGAGGACCCAGAGCTCTAAACAGAGAGCAAACAGATGAGTTGCGAGGACTTATGCAAGCTGTAGTGCTAATATACCATGTAACGGGAGCAAGAAATGTTCTCCCGATTTACATGCACTTAAGGCTGATCAATTCTGCTTACTTATTTCTATCAGGCTACGGGCATTTCTGTTATTTCTGGCAGAGGGGGGATGTATCCCTGGTCAGATTTGCGAGG GTTCTTTTCAGGCTCAATTTGCTCACTGTATCGTTATGCTTGTGTATGAATCGACCATATCAGTTTTACCACTTCGTTCCACTGGTCTCATTTTGGTTCCTGGTCGTGTATGTCTTGGCTTGGTTACCGCCTAGAGTTCACTCAGGGAGTTTGGCTGAGCACGGCCCAAGGGCGTTGTTATACCTAGCCTTAAAATTACTAGGACTTATGAGTGTCATAACTATTCTCTACATGTCCGAG GTGTTTTTTGAGAAGGTTTTCGTGACCCGCCCATGGAAGGCACTTTTCGTAACCACAGATGACGATATACGCGAATGGTGGTCCCGATGGCGTGTCGACAGATACAGTGTTGCTTGGGGTGTTGGATTCGGTGCAGGTCTGCTAGTGCTGCAGAGGCTTGATCATGTTCCTGGAATGGCACTGGCCCCTGTACTGGCACTAGTTTCTCTTGCTGCGTATAGTACATTCACAATGATTTGCCATTCTGCCTCAGAATGTGAAGAAGTTCACTCTTATGTCGCTTTTATACCG ATCGTCGGATACATTGTACTAAGAAATGCATCACTGGCTCTGCGAGGAAAGCACTCTGCGCTTTTGGCTGGTCTAGGTCGGATTAGTCTGGAAACGCTTGTTGGTCAGGGACACGTTTGGCTGGCTGCAGATTCCCATGGAGTTTTAGTTCTACTACCACGATTTCCAGTGCTCAATCTGCTAGTCacatcgtttatttttatctgcGCAAGTCACGAG ATTTGCCGGCTGACCCATGTTCTGGCCCCTTATGCTGTACCAAATGACTGGAGGCATGTTGCGCGAAACTTGTTGCTCTTTATTGCTGTCTTGGTACCAATCGGTATACACGATGGaatgttttga
- the LOC107227759 gene encoding uncharacterized protein LOC107227759 isoform X2, whose product MFDDLAGNIQIYYANLTWFYTFSMIISCLAVGINFWGRSFFDIKQAVENSEHDAKMGSEAERCSLQTQYKLAKQKLAEKHLTPEQRSIEKEAEAQQLAAILKLLQEQSDTFQVSSMEQLEDQLRLYRN is encoded by the exons ATGTTCGACGACTTAGCTggcaatattcaaatttattacgCCAATTTGACCTGGTTCTACACTTTCAGCATGATCATCTCGTGCCTGGCTGTTGGCATAAATTTCTGGGGGCGTTCTTTTTTCGATATAAAGCAG GCAGTAGAAAATAGTGAGCATGATGCGAAGATGGGATCTGAGGCAGAGCGCTGCAGTTTGCAAACTCAGTACAAACTGGCGAAACAGAAATTGGCTGAGAAACACCTCACGCCGGAGCAACGTTCGATAGAGAAAGA agCGGAGGCACAGCAGTTAGCAGCCATCCTAAAGCTGCTCCAAGAACAAAGCGATACCTTTCAAGTATCTTCAATGGAACAGCTTGAAGATCAGCTCAGGCTGTACAGAAATTAG
- the LOC107227759 gene encoding uncharacterized protein LOC107227759 isoform X1, translating to MFDDLAGNIQIYYANLTWFYTFSMIISCLAVGINFWGRSFFDIKQKAVENSEHDAKMGSEAERCSLQTQYKLAKQKLAEKHLTPEQRSIEKEAEAQQLAAILKLLQEQSDTFQVSSMEQLEDQLRLYRN from the exons ATGTTCGACGACTTAGCTggcaatattcaaatttattacgCCAATTTGACCTGGTTCTACACTTTCAGCATGATCATCTCGTGCCTGGCTGTTGGCATAAATTTCTGGGGGCGTTCTTTTTTCGATATAAAGCAG aAGGCAGTAGAAAATAGTGAGCATGATGCGAAGATGGGATCTGAGGCAGAGCGCTGCAGTTTGCAAACTCAGTACAAACTGGCGAAACAGAAATTGGCTGAGAAACACCTCACGCCGGAGCAACGTTCGATAGAGAAAGA agCGGAGGCACAGCAGTTAGCAGCCATCCTAAAGCTGCTCCAAGAACAAAGCGATACCTTTCAAGTATCTTCAATGGAACAGCTTGAAGATCAGCTCAGGCTGTACAGAAATTAG
- the LOC107227758 gene encoding probable proline--tRNA ligase, mitochondrial has protein sequence MSKKLLPRVNRISKLFQPLNIVPKDSKPRDEASSKSYKLMVDMGIIRQSSNGMYNLLPLGLRALEKLNTLVDDEMANIDAQKVLLPHLIPSTLWKATGRLEVAENELFMLHDRHQKQYILSPTHEEAVTSLIASVSPLSKKMLPIKLYQISSKWRDEMKPRLGVLRGREFIMKDLYTFDADLDKAKETYDLVCKAYDNLFQKIGVEFVKVAADTGIIGGSFSNEYHYVSNIGETVVVSCTSCNYFATTEIHNKSSCPQCQRELCHNTSVEVGHTFLLGTKYSEPLKATYTANGKPVPLVMGCFGLGLTRILGAALEILSSDEELRWPRPLVPYNVCVMPPKNGSKEASASRYADDIYQVIEQSGIDVILDDRTHFTIGKRMIDARRTGYPYIVVVGKRSTEPRPMFEIHDLYEDKRLDLSFEGVIDYLRTTNDDQTTRYEMNEVRYKSN, from the exons ATGTCGAAGAAACTATTACCACGGGTGAACAGAATTTCGAAGTTATTTCAACCTCTGAATATCGTACCGAAAGACAGTAAACCCAGAGATGAAGCATCCTCCAAAAGTTATAAG CTTATGGTAGATATGGGGATAATTCGCCAGTCAAGCAACGGGATGTACAACTTGTTGCCTCTGGGTTTGCGAGCCTTGGAGAAGCTCAATACTCTCGTTGATGATGAAATGGCAAATATAGATGCTCAGAAAGTACTTCTGCCTCACCTTATACCGAGCACGCTGTGGAAGGCAACTGGTCGATTAGAAGTTGCTGAAAATGAGCTATTCATGCTACACGATCGGCATCAAAAACAGTACATATTAAGTCCT ACCCACGAGGAAGCCGTCACCAGCCTAATCGCCTCCGTTAGTCCATTGTCAAAGAAGATGTTACCAATCAAACTGTATCAGATCTCAAGCAAATGGCGAGACGAAATGAAGCCTAGATTGGGTGTCTTACGAGGACGAGAATTCATTATGAAGGACCTGTACACATTTGACGCTGACTTGGATAAAGCAAAGGAGACTTATGACCTGGTGTGCAAAGCTTATGACAATCTCTTCCAAAAAATAGGCGTCgagtttgtaaaag TCGCTGCTGACACCGGCATCATTGGTGGTTCATTTTCTAATGAATATCACTATGTATCAAATATCGGAGAGACTGTTGTTGTTAGTTGCACTAGTTGCAACTACTTTGCCACCACTGAGATTCACAACAAATCTAGTTGCCCGCAGTGCCAACGAGAATTATGCCATAACACGAGTGTCGAG GTAGGACACACCTTTCTCCTGGGAACCAAATATTCTGAACCTCTAAAGGCCACGTATACAGCCAATGGAAAACCAGTACCATTGGTAATGGGGTGTTTTGGATTGGGTCTAACTCGAATTCTTGGAGCAGctcttgaaattttatcaagtGACGAAGAACTGAGATGGCCCCGCCCTTTGGTACCCTACAACGTTTGTGTGATGCCCCCAAAG AATGGGAGTAAAGAAGCCTCAGCATCTCGTTATGCGGACGATATTTATCAAGTTATTGAGCAATCTGGTATAGATGTGATTCTCGATGACAGAACCCATTTCACAATTGGTAAACGCATGATCGATGCTAGGAGAACTGGGTATCCATATATCGTAGTGGTCGGAAAAAGATCCACTGAGCCCAGGCCAATGTTTGAAATACATGATCTTTACGAAGATAAACGGCTGGATTTAAGTTTCGAGGGAGTCATAGATTACTTGCGTACTACAAACGACGACCAAACCACTCGGTACGAGATGAACGAAGTGCGTTATAAATCAAATTAG
- the LOC107227757 gene encoding sulfite oxidase, mitochondrial isoform X2, translated as MPGIARWRDNLPAELCRNRELEIMLHLRILCRAKNRSTAVLVKPVGSSSLCVLKNKYLLHKRGYNSSRENFSKDEHKKYIGCIGVVSILGFYYYYTSNKRRAFAREHEIESHSGQRSSPGEFDSRYKSYTLSEVAKHDNKNVGIWVTYKQGVYDITDFIEKHPGGAGKIIMAAGGSIEPFWMIFSNHNKRDIYDLLESMRIGNISKEEASTAVEGMEDPYANDPQRDLFYVRNHLPVPDVDPQTYELEIAIEEDTKKVLRLDDIKKYPKHTVSSTIMCAGNRRSEMAKVKAVKGLSWSVGAVGNATWSGAKLCDILNDLNVKEEDYEHIQFEGLDLDPSSTPYGSSIPISKAIDPKGDVILAYEMNGKPLPRDHGFPIRVVVPGVVGARNVKWLGRIIISKHESQSQWQQGDYKGFSPSTDWDTVDFSKSPAIQELPVISAICTPQSGDQVVVQNGKIKVAGYAWSGGGQKIVRVDVTIDGGDTWHTAEFFGQDLSKPGRHWSWTLWQVEIPVKEGDKNVEIWAKAVDSMYNVQPESFKNIWNLRGVLNNAYHRVKIDLK; from the exons ATGCCGGGCATTGCCAGGTGGCGCGATAACCTCCCTGCCGAACTATGTCGAAATCGAGAACTC GAAATCATGCTACATTTACGGATACTTTGCCGTGCTAAAAACAG ATCAACTGCAGTATTGGTAAAACCAGTGGGAAGCAGTTCCTTATGCGTTCTGAAGAATAAGTATCTATTGCACAAACGAGGTTACAATTCGTCAcgtgaaaacttttcaaaagaTGAACATAAGAAGTACATCGGATGCATTGGCGTGGTATCGATACTcggattttattattactatacatCGAACAAGCGAAGAGCTTTTGCTCGGGAACATGAAATTGAGTCACACTCTGGACAAAGGTCTAGCCCCGGAGAATTTGACTCGAGGTATAAGTCGTATACCTTGTCAGAGGTGGCTAAACACGACAATAAGAATGTTGGCATTTGGGTGACCTACAAGCAAGGCGTCTATGACATAACAGATTTTATTGAGAAGCACCCTGGTGGTGCTGGAAAGATAATTATGGCTGCTGGCGGCTCCATTGAGCCGTTTTGGATGATCTTTTCAAATCACAACAAGCGCGATATCTACGATCTGTTGGAATCAATGcgaattggaaatatttccaaGGAAGAAGCGTCAACCGCCGTTGAAGGGATGGAGGATCCTTACGCAAACGATCCACAGAG GGATCTTTTCTATGTTAGAAATCACCTTCCAGTTCCTGACGTAGATCCTCAAACTTATGAACTTGAAATAGCGATAGAAGAGGATACCAAGAAAGTACTAAGGCTAGATGACATTAAGAAATATCCAAAGCACACTGTGAGCAGCACGATAATGTGCGCTGGTAACAGACGATCGGAGATGGCAAAG GTAAAGGCAGTAAAAGGTCTGAGTTGGAGTGTCGGAGCTGTTGGGAATGCAACGTGGTCAGGAGCCAAATTGTGCGATATCTTAAACGATCTGAACGTCAAAGAGGAAGACTATGAGCACATACAA TTTGAAGGACTTGACTTGGATCCTTCGAGCACACCTTACGGTTCTAGTATACCAATAAGCAAAGCAATAGACCCTAAAGGGGACGTTATATTGGCTTACGAAATGAACGGAAAGCCTCTGCCCAGAGATCATGGATTTCCTATAAGAGTTGTTGTTCCCGGAGTGGTAGGAGCGAGGAATGTAAAATGGCTAG GTCGAATCATTATCTCAAAGCACGAAAGTCAATCACAATGGCAGCAGGGTGACTACAAGGGGTTTTCACCAAGCACTGATTGGGACACTGTTGATTTCTCGAAATCACCCGCGATACAGGAATTGCCAGTAATTTCTGCAATTTGTACTCCACAATCTGGAGATCAAGTTGTAGttcaaaatggaaaaatcaaagTCGCAG GATATGCATGGTCAGGTGGCGGCCAAAAAATAGTTAGAGTCGATGTGACCATCGATGGCGGTGACACCTGGCATACAGCTGAGTTTTTTGGCCAAGATTTATCCAAACCTGGACGTCACTGGAGTTGGACGTTGTGGCAAGTTGAAATCCCGGTCAAAGAAGGGGATAAGAATGTTGAAATTTGGGCTAAGGCTGTAGATTCGATGTACAATGTTCAGCCGGAATCATTTAAGAACATCTGGAATCTTAGAGGTGTACTGAATAACGCTTATCACAgagttaaaattgatttgaaataa
- the LOC107227757 gene encoding sulfite oxidase, mitochondrial isoform X1: MPGIARWRDNLPAELCRNRELEIMLHLRILCRAKNRSTAVLVKPVGSSSLCVLKNKYLLHKRGYNSSRENFSKDEHKKYIGCIGVVSILGFYYYYTSNKRRAFAREHEIESHSGQRSSPGEFDSRYKSYTLSEVAKHDNKNVGIWVTYKQGVYDITDFIEKHPGGAGKIIMAAGGSIEPFWMIFSNHNKRDIYDLLESMRIGNISKEEASTAVEGMEDPYANDPQRHKILIINNPKPFNAETPAPLLIESFHTPSDLFYVRNHLPVPDVDPQTYELEIAIEEDTKKVLRLDDIKKYPKHTVSSTIMCAGNRRSEMAKVKAVKGLSWSVGAVGNATWSGAKLCDILNDLNVKEEDYEHIQFEGLDLDPSSTPYGSSIPISKAIDPKGDVILAYEMNGKPLPRDHGFPIRVVVPGVVGARNVKWLGRIIISKHESQSQWQQGDYKGFSPSTDWDTVDFSKSPAIQELPVISAICTPQSGDQVVVQNGKIKVAGYAWSGGGQKIVRVDVTIDGGDTWHTAEFFGQDLSKPGRHWSWTLWQVEIPVKEGDKNVEIWAKAVDSMYNVQPESFKNIWNLRGVLNNAYHRVKIDLK; the protein is encoded by the exons ATGCCGGGCATTGCCAGGTGGCGCGATAACCTCCCTGCCGAACTATGTCGAAATCGAGAACTC GAAATCATGCTACATTTACGGATACTTTGCCGTGCTAAAAACAG ATCAACTGCAGTATTGGTAAAACCAGTGGGAAGCAGTTCCTTATGCGTTCTGAAGAATAAGTATCTATTGCACAAACGAGGTTACAATTCGTCAcgtgaaaacttttcaaaagaTGAACATAAGAAGTACATCGGATGCATTGGCGTGGTATCGATACTcggattttattattactatacatCGAACAAGCGAAGAGCTTTTGCTCGGGAACATGAAATTGAGTCACACTCTGGACAAAGGTCTAGCCCCGGAGAATTTGACTCGAGGTATAAGTCGTATACCTTGTCAGAGGTGGCTAAACACGACAATAAGAATGTTGGCATTTGGGTGACCTACAAGCAAGGCGTCTATGACATAACAGATTTTATTGAGAAGCACCCTGGTGGTGCTGGAAAGATAATTATGGCTGCTGGCGGCTCCATTGAGCCGTTTTGGATGATCTTTTCAAATCACAACAAGCGCGATATCTACGATCTGTTGGAATCAATGcgaattggaaatatttccaaGGAAGAAGCGTCAACCGCCGTTGAAGGGATGGAGGATCCTTACGCAAACGATCCACAGAGGCACaagattttaataataaataacccGAAACCATTCAATGCAGAAACACCTGCACCGTTGTTAATTGAGAGTTTTCACACACCCTC GGATCTTTTCTATGTTAGAAATCACCTTCCAGTTCCTGACGTAGATCCTCAAACTTATGAACTTGAAATAGCGATAGAAGAGGATACCAAGAAAGTACTAAGGCTAGATGACATTAAGAAATATCCAAAGCACACTGTGAGCAGCACGATAATGTGCGCTGGTAACAGACGATCGGAGATGGCAAAG GTAAAGGCAGTAAAAGGTCTGAGTTGGAGTGTCGGAGCTGTTGGGAATGCAACGTGGTCAGGAGCCAAATTGTGCGATATCTTAAACGATCTGAACGTCAAAGAGGAAGACTATGAGCACATACAA TTTGAAGGACTTGACTTGGATCCTTCGAGCACACCTTACGGTTCTAGTATACCAATAAGCAAAGCAATAGACCCTAAAGGGGACGTTATATTGGCTTACGAAATGAACGGAAAGCCTCTGCCCAGAGATCATGGATTTCCTATAAGAGTTGTTGTTCCCGGAGTGGTAGGAGCGAGGAATGTAAAATGGCTAG GTCGAATCATTATCTCAAAGCACGAAAGTCAATCACAATGGCAGCAGGGTGACTACAAGGGGTTTTCACCAAGCACTGATTGGGACACTGTTGATTTCTCGAAATCACCCGCGATACAGGAATTGCCAGTAATTTCTGCAATTTGTACTCCACAATCTGGAGATCAAGTTGTAGttcaaaatggaaaaatcaaagTCGCAG GATATGCATGGTCAGGTGGCGGCCAAAAAATAGTTAGAGTCGATGTGACCATCGATGGCGGTGACACCTGGCATACAGCTGAGTTTTTTGGCCAAGATTTATCCAAACCTGGACGTCACTGGAGTTGGACGTTGTGGCAAGTTGAAATCCCGGTCAAAGAAGGGGATAAGAATGTTGAAATTTGGGCTAAGGCTGTAGATTCGATGTACAATGTTCAGCCGGAATCATTTAAGAACATCTGGAATCTTAGAGGTGTACTGAATAACGCTTATCACAgagttaaaattgatttgaaataa